Proteins found in one Salmo salar chromosome ssa26, Ssal_v3.1, whole genome shotgun sequence genomic segment:
- the psl2 gene encoding signal peptide peptidase-like 2A isoform X1 has protein sequence MAKTQWIIILSVILRSSQVICQEAILHISNEATDKEYCLVYNSLWTNLSLSLSAATAYPLVNLSSRQLCSSAGVSPAIVRGKVVVVMGGECNFSQKAVVAQDLGAAALIVASTESMSPPGANVTEYEKVQIPLALMRYMDFLDAQSVFGEEMQVRLYAPAVPLFDASIVVMLLIGVVTVALGGYWSGACERERLSASRGGGGGGEEKSDSGDLALYSPLKVVIFVGLMCLMLVLMYFFYKYLVYVIIVIFCLASATALFSCLDALLDLAKCSPMSVTVLGGSVSVRSVLLSAVCVTVAVVWGVYRNEDRWIWILQDLLGVAFCLNFLKTISLSNFKICVILLSLLLLYDVFFVFITPLFMPNGESIMVQVALGPDAAGEKGNTVEVSAEPSTPYEKLPVVMRVPRFSAWTQNLCGMQFSILGYGDIIVPGLLVAYCSRFDVWVNSPKKVYLFCCCIAYLCGMVLTFAVMLVTKMGQPALLYLVPFTLLGSALLAWRRGEMRQFWNGTTYEMEHLTMAAEEESADYS, from the exons ATGGCAAAAACTCAGTGGATTATTATTTTATCAGTCATTCTCCGGTCATCTCAG GTGATCTGTCAAGAGGCAATCTTGCACATCTCAAATGAAGCCACAGATAAAGAATACTGCCTGGTCTACAACTCCTTATGGACCAACCTGTCACTCTCACTCAGCGCTGCT ACTGCGTATCCCCTGGTGAACCTGTCGTCCAGGCAACTGTGTAGCTCTGCAGGGGTGAGCCCAGCCATAGTGAGAGGCAAGGTGGTGGTGGTCATGGGAGGGGAGTGTAACTTCAGCCAGAAGGCTGTGGTAGCCCAAGACCTGGGGGCTGCCGCTCTGATCGTTGCCAGCACTGAATCTATG AGTCCCCCGGGAGCCAATGTGACAGAGTATGAGAAGGTCCAGATTCCGCTGGCTCTGATGAGATACATGGACTTCCTGGACGCACAGAGT GTGTTTGGTGAGGAGATGCAGGTTAGGCTGTATGCCCCGGCGGTGCCTCTGTTTGATGCCAGCATTGTGGTCATGCTTCTCATAGGAGTGGTGACTGTTGCTCTGGGAGGCTACTGGAGCGGAGCCTGTGAGAG agagaggctgagtgcgtctcgaggaggaggaggaggaggagaggagaagagtgacAGTGGGGACTTGGCTCTGTACTCTCCCCTAAAGGTGGTCATTTTTGTAGGTCTGATGTGTCTGATGCTGGTACTCATGTACTTCTTCTACAAGTACCTGG tgtatGTGATCATCGTCATATTCTGCCTAGCGTCAGCCACCGCCCTCTTCAGCTGTCTGGACGCCCTGTTGGACCTGGCCAAGTGTAGCCCcatgag TGTGACGGTCCTGGGTGGGAGTGTATCTGTGAGGTCGGTGCTGctgtctgctgtgtgtgtcaCCGTAGCTGTGGTCTGGGGAGTCTACAGGAACGAGGACAG ATGGATCTGGATCCTGCAGGACCTCCTGGGTGTGGCCTTCTGTCTCAACTTCCTGAAGACCATCTCACTGTCCAACTTCAAG ATCTGTGTGATCCTGTTGAGTCTGCTGCTGTTGTATGATGTGTTCTTTGTCTTCATCACTCCTCTGTTCATGCCG AATGGGGAGAGCATCATGGTCCAAGTGGCCCTGGGTCCAGATGCAGCAGGAGAGAAG GGTAACACGGTGGAGGTGTCAGCCGAACCCTCGACTCCATATGAGAAA CTCCCGGTAGTGATGCGTGTTCCACGGTTCTCTGCGTGGACACAGAACCTGTGTGGCATGCAGTTCTCCATCCTGGGCTATGGGGACATCATCGTACCAG GTCTTCTTGTGGCCTATTGCAGCAGGTTTGATGTGTGGGTCAACAGCCCCAAGAAGGTCTACCTTTTCTGCTGCTGCATAG CCTACCTGTGTGGTATGGTTTTGACGTTTGCGGTGATGTTGGTGACTAAGATGGGGCAGCCAGCCCTGCTCTACCTGGTTCCATTCACCCTGCTAGGATCTGCTCTGctggcctggaggagaggggagatgaggcAGTTCTGGAACGGGACCACATACGAG ATGGAACACCTGACTATGGCAGCGGAGGAGGAAAGTGCTGACTACAGCTGA
- the psl2 gene encoding signal peptide peptidase-like 2A isoform X2: MAKTQWIIILSVILRSSQVICQEAILHISNEATDKEYCLVYNSLWTNLSLSLSAATAYPLVNLSSRQLCSSAGVSPAIVRGKVVVVMGGECNFSQKAVVAQDLGAAALIVASTESMSPPGANVTEYEKVQIPLALMRYMDFLDAQSVFGEEMQVRLYAPAVPLFDASIVVMLLIGVVTVALGGYWSGACERERLSASRGGGGGGEEKSDSGDLALYSPLKVVIFVGLMCLMLVLMYFFYKYLVYVIIVIFCLASATALFSCLDALLDLAKCSPMSVTVLGGSVSVRSVLLSAVCVTVAVVWGVYRNEDRWIWILQDLLGVAFCLNFLKTISLSNFKICVILLSLLLLYDVFFVFITPLFMPNGESIMVQVALGPDAAGEKLPVVMRVPRFSAWTQNLCGMQFSILGYGDIIVPGLLVAYCSRFDVWVNSPKKVYLFCCCIAYLCGMVLTFAVMLVTKMGQPALLYLVPFTLLGSALLAWRRGEMRQFWNGTTYEVLDSTREPLLPDGTPDYGSGGGKC, encoded by the exons ATGGCAAAAACTCAGTGGATTATTATTTTATCAGTCATTCTCCGGTCATCTCAG GTGATCTGTCAAGAGGCAATCTTGCACATCTCAAATGAAGCCACAGATAAAGAATACTGCCTGGTCTACAACTCCTTATGGACCAACCTGTCACTCTCACTCAGCGCTGCT ACTGCGTATCCCCTGGTGAACCTGTCGTCCAGGCAACTGTGTAGCTCTGCAGGGGTGAGCCCAGCCATAGTGAGAGGCAAGGTGGTGGTGGTCATGGGAGGGGAGTGTAACTTCAGCCAGAAGGCTGTGGTAGCCCAAGACCTGGGGGCTGCCGCTCTGATCGTTGCCAGCACTGAATCTATG AGTCCCCCGGGAGCCAATGTGACAGAGTATGAGAAGGTCCAGATTCCGCTGGCTCTGATGAGATACATGGACTTCCTGGACGCACAGAGT GTGTTTGGTGAGGAGATGCAGGTTAGGCTGTATGCCCCGGCGGTGCCTCTGTTTGATGCCAGCATTGTGGTCATGCTTCTCATAGGAGTGGTGACTGTTGCTCTGGGAGGCTACTGGAGCGGAGCCTGTGAGAG agagaggctgagtgcgtctcgaggaggaggaggaggaggagaggagaagagtgacAGTGGGGACTTGGCTCTGTACTCTCCCCTAAAGGTGGTCATTTTTGTAGGTCTGATGTGTCTGATGCTGGTACTCATGTACTTCTTCTACAAGTACCTGG tgtatGTGATCATCGTCATATTCTGCCTAGCGTCAGCCACCGCCCTCTTCAGCTGTCTGGACGCCCTGTTGGACCTGGCCAAGTGTAGCCCcatgag TGTGACGGTCCTGGGTGGGAGTGTATCTGTGAGGTCGGTGCTGctgtctgctgtgtgtgtcaCCGTAGCTGTGGTCTGGGGAGTCTACAGGAACGAGGACAG ATGGATCTGGATCCTGCAGGACCTCCTGGGTGTGGCCTTCTGTCTCAACTTCCTGAAGACCATCTCACTGTCCAACTTCAAG ATCTGTGTGATCCTGTTGAGTCTGCTGCTGTTGTATGATGTGTTCTTTGTCTTCATCACTCCTCTGTTCATGCCG AATGGGGAGAGCATCATGGTCCAAGTGGCCCTGGGTCCAGATGCAGCAGGAGAGAAG CTCCCGGTAGTGATGCGTGTTCCACGGTTCTCTGCGTGGACACAGAACCTGTGTGGCATGCAGTTCTCCATCCTGGGCTATGGGGACATCATCGTACCAG GTCTTCTTGTGGCCTATTGCAGCAGGTTTGATGTGTGGGTCAACAGCCCCAAGAAGGTCTACCTTTTCTGCTGCTGCATAG CCTACCTGTGTGGTATGGTTTTGACGTTTGCGGTGATGTTGGTGACTAAGATGGGGCAGCCAGCCCTGCTCTACCTGGTTCCATTCACCCTGCTAGGATCTGCTCTGctggcctggaggagaggggagatgaggcAGTTCTGGAACGGGACCACATACGAG GTGTTGGACTCCACCAGGGAACCCTTACTGCCAG ATGGAACACCTGACTATGGCAGCGGAGGAGGAAAGTGCTGA
- the psl2 gene encoding Signal peptide peptidase-like 2A precursor, whose protein sequence is MAKTQWIIILSVILRSSQVICQEAILHISNEATDKEYCLVYNSLWTNLSLSLSAATAYPLVNLSSRQLCSSAGVSPAIVRGKVVVVMGGECNFSQKAVVAQDLGAAALIVASTESMSPPGANVTEYEKVQIPLALMRYMDFLDAQSVFGEEMQVRLYAPAVPLFDASIVVMLLIGVVTVALGGYWSGACERERLSASRGGGGGGEEKSDSGDLALYSPLKVVIFVGLMCLMLVLMYFFYKYLVYVIIVIFCLASATALFSCLDALLDLAKCSPMSVTVLGGSVSVRSVLLSAVCVTVAVVWGVYRNEDRWIWILQDLLGVAFCLNFLKTISLSNFKICVILLSLLLLYDVFFVFITPLFMPNGESIMVQVALGPDAAGEKGNTVEVSAEPSTPYEKLPVVMRVPRFSAWTQNLCGMQFSILGYGDIIVPGLLVAYCSRFDVWVNSPKKVYLFCCCIAYLCGMVLTFAVMLVTKMGQPALLYLVPFTLLGSALLAWRRGEMRQFWNGTTYEVLDSTREPLLPDGTPDYGSGGGKC, encoded by the exons ATGGCAAAAACTCAGTGGATTATTATTTTATCAGTCATTCTCCGGTCATCTCAG GTGATCTGTCAAGAGGCAATCTTGCACATCTCAAATGAAGCCACAGATAAAGAATACTGCCTGGTCTACAACTCCTTATGGACCAACCTGTCACTCTCACTCAGCGCTGCT ACTGCGTATCCCCTGGTGAACCTGTCGTCCAGGCAACTGTGTAGCTCTGCAGGGGTGAGCCCAGCCATAGTGAGAGGCAAGGTGGTGGTGGTCATGGGAGGGGAGTGTAACTTCAGCCAGAAGGCTGTGGTAGCCCAAGACCTGGGGGCTGCCGCTCTGATCGTTGCCAGCACTGAATCTATG AGTCCCCCGGGAGCCAATGTGACAGAGTATGAGAAGGTCCAGATTCCGCTGGCTCTGATGAGATACATGGACTTCCTGGACGCACAGAGT GTGTTTGGTGAGGAGATGCAGGTTAGGCTGTATGCCCCGGCGGTGCCTCTGTTTGATGCCAGCATTGTGGTCATGCTTCTCATAGGAGTGGTGACTGTTGCTCTGGGAGGCTACTGGAGCGGAGCCTGTGAGAG agagaggctgagtgcgtctcgaggaggaggaggaggaggagaggagaagagtgacAGTGGGGACTTGGCTCTGTACTCTCCCCTAAAGGTGGTCATTTTTGTAGGTCTGATGTGTCTGATGCTGGTACTCATGTACTTCTTCTACAAGTACCTGG tgtatGTGATCATCGTCATATTCTGCCTAGCGTCAGCCACCGCCCTCTTCAGCTGTCTGGACGCCCTGTTGGACCTGGCCAAGTGTAGCCCcatgag TGTGACGGTCCTGGGTGGGAGTGTATCTGTGAGGTCGGTGCTGctgtctgctgtgtgtgtcaCCGTAGCTGTGGTCTGGGGAGTCTACAGGAACGAGGACAG ATGGATCTGGATCCTGCAGGACCTCCTGGGTGTGGCCTTCTGTCTCAACTTCCTGAAGACCATCTCACTGTCCAACTTCAAG ATCTGTGTGATCCTGTTGAGTCTGCTGCTGTTGTATGATGTGTTCTTTGTCTTCATCACTCCTCTGTTCATGCCG AATGGGGAGAGCATCATGGTCCAAGTGGCCCTGGGTCCAGATGCAGCAGGAGAGAAG GGTAACACGGTGGAGGTGTCAGCCGAACCCTCGACTCCATATGAGAAA CTCCCGGTAGTGATGCGTGTTCCACGGTTCTCTGCGTGGACACAGAACCTGTGTGGCATGCAGTTCTCCATCCTGGGCTATGGGGACATCATCGTACCAG GTCTTCTTGTGGCCTATTGCAGCAGGTTTGATGTGTGGGTCAACAGCCCCAAGAAGGTCTACCTTTTCTGCTGCTGCATAG CCTACCTGTGTGGTATGGTTTTGACGTTTGCGGTGATGTTGGTGACTAAGATGGGGCAGCCAGCCCTGCTCTACCTGGTTCCATTCACCCTGCTAGGATCTGCTCTGctggcctggaggagaggggagatgaggcAGTTCTGGAACGGGACCACATACGAG GTGTTGGACTCCACCAGGGAACCCTTACTGCCAG ATGGAACACCTGACTATGGCAGCGGAGGAGGAAAGTGCTGA